One Hyphomonadaceae bacterium BL14 genomic window, CGCAACGGCCGGGCGGGATTCGCCGTAGGCGTTGATCGACACCGCGCCGGCAGGCACGCCCAGGCGGACCAGCTCGTCACGTACCGCACGGGCGCGGCGCTCGGACAGACCCACGTTGTAGGCAGCCGAACCCGAACGGTCGGCGTGGCCATCGACGCGGACCGCTGCGACGCCGCAATTGCGGGCCGTGTTGATCGCGCTGTTGATGACGTTGCGCGACTGGTCGGTGACGTTGGAGCGATCCCACTCGAAGTACACCACAAACTCAGCGTCCTCGCACGACGGCGGGGGCGGCGGAGGCGGAGGCGGGGGCGGCGGGGGCGGCGGAGGCGGCGGGGGCGGCGGCGGGGGCGGCGGAGCCGGCGGAGCCGAGAACATGTACCGCAGGCCGATCCAGGCCTCGTGGCCGCGCAGGCCTTCCACGTCGATCGACGCGTTCGGACCAAACGTGGTCTCGCCATGACCGAAATACCGGTACTCGGTATCCAGGGTCAGTTGCGGCGAGAGCGCCCAGCCCACGCCAGCGATCAGCTGGTAAGCCAGCGTGGCGTTCGACGAGCGCGACTGAATGAACCGCGGATCCGTGGCCAGCGAACCGACCGGACGCGTGCCGGTATTCCAGCCCGCGAGCGATGCGGTCACATCCGCATAGCCCAGACCGGCACCGACATACGGACGCCAGAAGGCCGAGCCCATGTCGAAGTCGTACAGCACGTTGAGCATGCCGGTCCAGGTCTGGAACTTGGCATGGCTGTCTTCGTGGTTACCGATCGAACCCAGGTTGTTGTAGCGATGGGCGAGTTCGCCCTCGATACGCCAGCCCGAAGCCCACTGATAACCAACGGAGAGCTTTTCGCGCCAGTTGGACTCACCGCTGATGCGGCCGCCATTGGCTGCGTTCGGATTGCCGAGCGCGCCCGATACATCGGCATCGCCAGGCGCGCCGTAGCCAACGCCTGCGCCGAGATACCAGCCTTCGTCTGCGAGCGCCATGGACGGCGCACCCAGCACAAGGCCCAGAGCCGCGGCGGTCATTAGGTGCTTTTTCATTCCTACCCCCTACGGGCGGGATGCCCGTCGTGTGAAAGATTTCAAGGGTGACGAAGGATACGGCAAAATGCCGGACGCCGTCACAAACCTCATTAAGTGTCTTACCTGCTATTTCGTTCACGCGCCACTGCGATCAGGCAAAAAACGATTGGATTCAGCGCACAATACCGGCCTGCTGCAGCTCGGAACACGCGATTTGATTGATACCGAGGCGTTCTTGCAACACCTCGCGCGTATGCTCTCCCAGTCTGGGCGGGGCCGCGCGGTAGACCGGGGGCGTGCCGGACAGGCGCATGGGATTGGCCACCAGGGGCACCGCCCCGCATCCGGTCATGGGCAGGTTGAGTGCAAGCCCGCGCGCTTGAGCCTGAGGATGGGCGAAGACCTGGTCCACGTTTTGGATCGGCCCGCACGGCACGCCCGCGGCCGTCAGCGAGTCGGTCCAATGGGCGCTGGAGCGCGCACTCATGGCGACAATGATCTGTGCAATGAGGATTTCGCGGTGCTCCACGCGCGCCGCATTGGTCTGGAAGCGTGGGTCCTGCGCCCAGTCCGGGCACCCCAGCGCCCGGGCGAAGGCGGCGAACTGGCCGTCATTGCCTACCGCCACGGCGATCCGTCCGTCCAGCGTGGGAAAATCCTGATACGGGACGATATTGGGATGGGCGTTGCCGCCGCGTCCCGGCGCGCGGCCGGACACCAGATAGTTGGACGCCTGATTGGCGAGCATCGCCGCCTGCACGTCGAACAGGGCCATGTCGATATTCTGGCCGCCCAGACCCTGATCGCGTGCGATCAACGCGGCCATCACGGCACCGGCGGCATAGACGCCGGTGAACAGATCCACCGCAGGCACACCCACCTTCATGGGCTTGTCCTCGCCGGTGACCGACATCAGCCCGCCCATCGCCTGGATCAGAAAATCATAGCCAGGCTGGGCGCTTAACGGGCCGGTCTGGCCAAAGCCGGTGATCGAGCAATAGATGATGTCGCCGCGCAACGCCTTCACGCTGTCATAGTCGAGGCCGTATTTCCTCAGACCGCCCGTCTTGTAATTCTCGATTACCACATCGCTGTCCGCGGCCAGGTCACGCAAAATCTGGCGGCCCCTCTCCTCGCGCATGTTGACGGCGATGGAACGCTTGTTGCGGTTGGCGCACAGATAATAGGCCGCGTCGGCGCGCGAGCCGTCCTCATTCTTCAAAAAGGGCGGGCCCCAGCCCCGGGTATCGTCCCCGCCATCAGGGTTTTCCACCTTGATCACGTCCGCGCCCAGATCAGCCAGGATCTGCGCGCACCACGGCCCCGCCAGCACCCGCGACAGGTCCAGCACCTTGATGTGAGACAACGCTCCGGGGCTCATGGCGGCCAGGCTCCGTTTGTTCGGACAAGTCCCACTCGCCTAGCCCAGACGCCCGCGCCCACGCAAGGGCGCTCATCCGCGCAGCAGCGCCGCCGGGCTCATCCGCGCGATCATGACGGCGCCCATGACAAAGACCAGCAGGACCGGGGCGGTGAGGATCAGGGCCGCTGCGGCGATGGCGGCGGCCTCGGCCATGGGTCCTGCGCCGGCCAGGGCCCCGACCGAGCGCCAGGCCGGGCCGGATACGGCGCTGACACCCGCCGCCGCCGCCAGGCCCGCTGCGCCCGCAAGCAGAACCGGGAACAGCGCCTTCACCGCCAGACCGGCAGGCCGGGCGCCCAGCGCGAGGCGCACCGCCAGGGCCTGCCGCCGGGCGGCGAGGGTTTGCAGAGCCAGCGCAGCCGCCACCACCAGGAACACCGCCGCCAGCCCGCCCGCCGCCGCGGCCAGCAGGCCGGCCATGCGCCGCTCGCGCTCATAGGCCCGCGCCCCGGTTTCGGCCAGCGTGCGCGGCGGGTCACGCACCGCCGGCCCGGCAAAGGCCATCGCCTCCTCCATCAGGGTGCGCGCCCGCTCCGGGCTGACGCCCTGGCGCATGCGCACGAGGGTGCGGCCTAGCGGCGCGCCCTGCCGGTTCTGGGTTGTGGGAAAAACAGAACCGGTCAGATGCACCTGGGGATCGTCGCTCAACGATAATTTGGCGCGGCGCACCGGCGCCGTGACGGCCCGGATCAGGCAGGTTTGGCTATCGTCGCCCTGATAGAGATGCCGGCCGGGCAGTTCCGCGAGGGGGCCGTCATAGATACGGCGGGCAGAGGCGGCATCCACCACCGCCTGGCAATAATCGACCTGTCCGGGCTGCGGCCATTCGCCCGCCAGCAGCGGCGCAGCATGGAAGCGCGGCCATACATCGTCTCCGGTAAGGACGCTGAGCTGAACCAGATCCCGGTCGCCCAGCCTCATTGGCCAGTTCAGAGCGAACGTGTCGAAAAAGGACCAGTTGATGATGATCGCCTCCTCCACCTCGGGACGGTTCATCACATGGGCGCGCAGGCGGCGGGCGGCCTCCTCAGGCAAAAACGGCGTGACCCAGACACGGTCATCATCCGGGCCCAGCCTGGAGCCGGCGCGCATTTCGCCAGCGAACAGCATGGCGGCGTAGGCGAGGCTCGCCGCCCCGCCCGCCAGAACAGCGAGGCCGGCTGCGAGCGTCAGGCTGGCGCGCAGGCTCTGGCCAGGTGGTGAGAAGGCGAGGCGCGCTGGCGGGGTGAGCCAGAGCGGTGTCAGGGCGGCCATAATCGCCGCCAGCAGCAGCGCGTCGCCTGCGCCCGCGCCATGGTGCGCGAGCCGGCCTTGCTCATCTGCGATGAACCGACAGGCAATCTGGACGGCGAGTCCGCCGCGCTGGTGCTTGAAGCGGTGGAAGCGATGCACGCGTCGGGAACGACCGTGCTTCTGGTCACCCACGATCCGTCCCTGGCCGCCCGGGCGCAGCGCATCGTGCGGCTCGACAGCGGCAGGATCGAACCGTAGCGGTGAACGCGCTAGCCTTGCGGCCATGACCTTCGGCCATGATTCGATATCGCCGCCCGCCCCCGGGCACGCGGTGCCCCGCCCGGGTCTTGCCGAGGCGCGCGCGGCCATGCGCGAGGTGTTTGGCTTTCGCGATTTCCGGCCGGGCCAGGGCGAAATCCTGGAGGCGGTGCTGGCCGGCGATGACGTGCTGGCAGTGATGCCCACCGGGCGGGGCAAGTCTTTGTGTTTTCAGCTGCCAGCCATCCTGAGGGGCGGACTGACCCTGGTGGTGTCGCCGCTGATCGCCCTGATGCGCGACCAGGTCGCGGCGCTGCAATCAGCGGGCATCGAGGCGGCGAGCCTGACGAGCGCTGATGATGCGC contains:
- a CDS encoding OmpA family protein, translated to MKKHLMTAAALGLVLGAPSMALADEGWYLGAGVGYGAPGDADVSGALGNPNAANGGRISGESNWREKLSVGYQWASGWRIEGELAHRYNNLGSIGNHEDSHAKFQTWTGMLNVLYDFDMGSAFWRPYVGAGLGYADVTASLAGWNTGTRPVGSLATDPRFIQSRSSNATLAYQLIAGVGWALSPQLTLDTEYRYFGHGETTFGPNASIDVEGLRGHEAWIGLRYMFSAPPAPPPPPPPPPPPPPPPPPPPPPPPPPSCEDAEFVVYFEWDRSNVTDQSRNVINSAINTARNCGVAAVRVDGHADRSGSAAYNVGLSERRARAVRDELVRLGVPAGAVSINAYGESRPAVATPDGVREPLNRRVEVLINLN
- a CDS encoding CoA transferase, whose translation is MSPGALSHIKVLDLSRVLAGPWCAQILADLGADVIKVENPDGGDDTRGWGPPFLKNEDGSRADAAYYLCANRNKRSIAVNMREERGRQILRDLAADSDVVIENYKTGGLRKYGLDYDSVKALRGDIIYCSITGFGQTGPLSAQPGYDFLIQAMGGLMSVTGEDKPMKVGVPAVDLFTGVYAAGAVMAALIARDQGLGGQNIDMALFDVQAAMLANQASNYLVSGRAPGRGGNAHPNIVPYQDFPTLDGRIAVAVGNDGQFAAFARALGCPDWAQDPRFQTNAARVEHREILIAQIIVAMSARSSAHWTDSLTAAGVPCGPIQNVDQVFAHPQAQARGLALNLPMTGCGAVPLVANPMRLSGTPPVYRAAPPRLGEHTREVLQERLGINQIACSELQQAGIVR